The window AAGGGGCCGAACGATTCGAGGTGAGCAACTTAAACTACACAGTCAAATCAATTCAACGCTTTAAAGGTAAGACAGTCATTATCTCAGGTGGAGGTAATGCAGCAATTGACTGGGCTAATGAACTAGAGCCGATTGCCAAAAAAGTGTACGTAACATATCGTAAAGATTCGTTAAATGGTCATGAAGCACAAGTTACTCAATTATTAGAGAGCTCCGTAACCTGCTTTTTCAATACAAAGATTACTAAGCTAATTGCTAATGAAGACCACGATATGATAGAACGAGTTGCTGTCTTAGACAATGAAACAGGAGAGACAACACAAATAGAAATCGATGAGGTTATTATAAACCATGGCTATGATCAGGATGCAGAGCTTCTAAAAAATAGTGAAATGCCAATTGATATTGCAGATAATTTTTATGTGAAAGGCACTAGCTCATGTGAATCATCCATTTCTGGAATTTATGCAGCAGGGGATATCATTCAATATCCAGGCAAAGTAAACTTAATAGCTGGCACCTTTCAAGATGCTGCAAATGCGGTCAATCAAGCTAAGCAATATATCCAACCAGATGCTAACAAATTTGCAATGGTATCTTCACACAATGAAGTATTTAAAGAACGAAACAAAAATTTAGTAAAGCAACTTGTATAGAATGCAAGCATAAAGTTTTCCCACCCACTATAAAAAGTTGTCTCTAAGTAAGTTGTACTTTGAGACAACTTTTTTAATGCAGAGATGTAACAGGAAAAATTTCACTATTCATACTATCCTCTTATTTTTCAATTAAATGGAAAATACTCTGTGCATAAAAAATAGAGAATCGTGACACTAGTCACAATCCTCCATTCGTGTTATTACCATCTAGCTTTGTGTTCTTCTATACATCCAAGTAATTGTTTTACCTCAAGTGAAGGTCCATTTTCTAGCTGGATTTTGCCGTTAAAATAACCCATCATCTGATGAACCTCGGAAGAAATAAGTTTCACGTCAGTTTTAGCAATACGA is drawn from Psychrobacillus sp. INOP01 and contains these coding sequences:
- a CDS encoding NAD(P)/FAD-dependent oxidoreductase, which translates into the protein MKMHNVFDVTIIGGGPAGLYSAFYSGLREMKTKIIEFQPQLGGKLHVYPEKMIWDVGGQTPISGERLIDQLVQQGLTFDPEVIVNEKVESITRREDGIFVLHAASGVKHYSKTIIIAVGSGILKPTKLEIEGAERFEVSNLNYTVKSIQRFKGKTVIISGGGNAAIDWANELEPIAKKVYVTYRKDSLNGHEAQVTQLLESSVTCFFNTKITKLIANEDHDMIERVAVLDNETGETTQIEIDEVIINHGYDQDAELLKNSEMPIDIADNFYVKGTSSCESSISGIYAAGDIIQYPGKVNLIAGTFQDAANAVNQAKQYIQPDANKFAMVSSHNEVFKERNKNLVKQLV